In Rubrobacter calidifluminis, a genomic segment contains:
- the sat gene encoding sulfate adenylyltransferase: MQVKTEQSHTTIAPHGGVLVDRRLPEEEREEAVERASGLKKVRLGSRELSDVELISTGVVSPLEGFMTREDYEGVVENMHLANGVAWPLPITLPVSREEARDLSEGEEIALADREGRVVASMTVEEVFDHDKEREAKEVYKTTDQKHPGVANLFRQGDVLLGGRITLLVEEPTPRPFPEHYHEPAELREIFASRGWKRVVGFQTRNPIHRSHEYIQKSALETVDGLLLSPLVGETRAEDIPADVRMRSYEVLLERYYPKDRTVLAVYPATMRFAGPREALFHAICRQNYGCTHFIIGRSPADPGNYYGIYDAHHIFEEFEEGEIGITPLLFENAFFCLNCGGMATTKTCPHDDESRVMLSGTKVREMLRRGEYPPPEFSRPEVVEVLVEGMNG, from the coding sequence TTGCAGGTGAAGACGGAGCAGAGCCACACCACCATCGCCCCGCACGGCGGGGTGCTGGTAGACCGCCGGCTCCCCGAGGAAGAACGGGAGGAAGCGGTAGAGCGGGCGTCCGGGCTGAAGAAGGTCCGTCTCGGCTCCCGGGAGCTCTCCGACGTGGAGCTGATCTCCACCGGCGTCGTCTCGCCCCTCGAGGGTTTCATGACCCGCGAGGACTACGAGGGCGTCGTCGAGAACATGCATCTCGCGAACGGTGTCGCTTGGCCGCTACCGATCACCCTGCCGGTGAGCCGGGAGGAGGCCCGGGATCTCTCGGAAGGAGAGGAGATAGCGCTCGCCGACCGCGAGGGACGGGTGGTCGCATCGATGACCGTCGAGGAGGTCTTCGACCACGACAAGGAGCGGGAGGCGAAAGAGGTCTACAAGACCACAGACCAGAAGCACCCTGGCGTCGCCAACCTCTTCCGGCAGGGTGATGTGCTTCTCGGCGGCCGGATCACGCTGCTCGTCGAAGAGCCCACGCCACGGCCCTTCCCCGAGCACTACCACGAACCCGCGGAGCTCAGGGAGATCTTCGCCTCCCGCGGCTGGAAGCGGGTCGTAGGCTTCCAGACCAGGAACCCGATCCACCGCTCGCACGAGTACATTCAGAAGAGCGCCCTCGAGACCGTCGACGGGCTCCTGCTCAGCCCGCTCGTCGGAGAGACGCGGGCAGAGGATATCCCGGCGGACGTGCGGATGCGCTCCTACGAGGTGCTGCTCGAGCGCTACTACCCCAAAGACCGCACGGTGCTCGCGGTCTACCCGGCCACGATGCGTTTCGCCGGGCCGCGTGAGGCCCTCTTCCACGCCATCTGTCGTCAGAACTACGGCTGCACCCACTTCATCATCGGCCGCAGCCCGGCGGACCCCGGCAATTACTACGGCATCTACGACGCCCATCACATCTTCGAGGAGTTCGAGGAGGGGGAGATAGGGATCACCCCGCTCCTCTTCGAGAATGCCTTCTTCTGTCTCAACTGCGGCGGGATGGCCACCACCAAGACCTGCCCGCACGACGACGAGTCGCGTGTCATGCTCTCCGGTACCAAAGTGCGCGAGATGCTCAGGCGTGGGGAGTACCCGCCGCCGGAGTTCTCCAGGCCCGAGGTCGTCGAGGTCCTCGTGGAGGGTATGAACGGCTGA
- a CDS encoding PadR family transcriptional regulator, giving the protein MFGARRKRGTWFDSGRMEEVLQRRVFGKGDLKYVIAELLEEGPAHGYEAIRRLESRFRGMYSPSPGSVYPTLQLLEDMGYVSSEEKEGRKIYSLTEEGRSFVSEHRESMREIWRRAAGVWEGEHTEELREIAYEGCDLLRKIRRAIQTGRVDEEKLRRIRDAMREARRKVEDILSEDDRDEDGGRLGVGGR; this is encoded by the coding sequence ATGTTCGGGGCTCGCAGAAAGCGCGGCACGTGGTTCGACTCGGGTCGCATGGAAGAGGTTCTGCAGAGGAGGGTTTTCGGCAAGGGTGATCTCAAGTACGTCATCGCGGAGCTTCTGGAGGAAGGGCCGGCGCATGGCTACGAGGCAATACGCCGTCTGGAGAGCAGGTTCAGGGGGATGTATTCGCCGAGTCCGGGTTCGGTCTACCCGACGCTGCAGCTGCTGGAAGACATGGGGTACGTGAGTTCTGAGGAGAAGGAGGGCAGGAAGATCTACTCGCTCACCGAAGAAGGTCGGAGCTTCGTCTCCGAGCACCGGGAGTCGATGCGGGAGATCTGGCGGCGGGCGGCGGGAGTCTGGGAGGGCGAGCATACCGAGGAGCTGCGCGAGATCGCCTACGAGGGGTGTGATCTCTTACGCAAGATCAGGCGCGCGATACAGACAGGGAGGGTGGACGAAGAGAAACTGCGGCGCATACGGGACGCGATGCGGGAAGCCAGGAGAAAGGTCGAAGACATCCTCTCGGAGGACGATCGTGACGAGGATGGCGGCAGGCTAGGGGTAGGCGGACGGTGA
- a CDS encoding Coenzyme F420 hydrogenase/dehydrogenase, beta subunit C-terminal domain, which yields MAGFDIREMMNDIEEAPGKVWFWDLEKAVIDADRCVQCGACVAACPSDSIGIAEDDLPRLVKMCTGCSLCWDFCPRGGMRHEATWKITGADDGIDGLGRIEESYTARLREDVPGVQDGGVVTAILTSLLEAGEIDGVLLARESETEPWKGETFLARTPEEVRECAGSFYNQTLALGHLDFKGYDLPPNPRIAVVGTPCEIEGIKAMQARPWNWGSSRVEAVVLTIALLCTKSFNYEKLMLQEISEERGIDLDEVGRVDVIRGKLILQDHAGETILEESIKHFHGAALKGCDECADFMGRAADISVGSVGSADGYSSVLIRSEEGLEAFEHAREKLELRELDKPEALYKLDGLDKRIAFKSLKRAFDPDAPLFIDYEEHLNSYAGTDRAPVEHDAVRY from the coding sequence ATGGCCGGGTTCGACATCCGGGAGATGATGAACGACATCGAGGAGGCTCCCGGGAAGGTCTGGTTCTGGGATCTTGAAAAGGCGGTCATAGATGCCGACCGCTGCGTGCAGTGCGGGGCGTGCGTGGCCGCCTGCCCCTCGGATTCCATCGGTATCGCGGAGGATGATCTGCCCAGGCTGGTCAAGATGTGCACCGGCTGCTCGCTGTGCTGGGACTTCTGCCCCCGCGGCGGGATGCGCCACGAGGCGACCTGGAAGATAACCGGTGCTGATGACGGCATCGACGGGCTCGGGCGCATCGAAGAGAGCTACACCGCCCGGCTCAGGGAGGACGTCCCCGGCGTGCAGGACGGCGGGGTGGTCACCGCGATCCTCACCTCGCTTCTCGAGGCCGGCGAAATAGACGGGGTGCTCCTCGCGCGCGAGAGCGAGACCGAACCCTGGAAGGGGGAGACGTTTCTCGCCCGCACCCCGGAGGAGGTCCGCGAGTGTGCCGGCAGCTTCTACAACCAGACGCTCGCGCTCGGGCACCTTGACTTCAAGGGTTATGATCTTCCGCCCAACCCGAGGATAGCCGTCGTCGGAACCCCGTGCGAGATAGAGGGCATAAAGGCCATGCAGGCCAGGCCCTGGAACTGGGGGTCCTCGCGGGTCGAGGCCGTCGTGCTGACGATAGCGCTCTTGTGCACCAAGAGCTTCAACTACGAGAAGCTCATGCTGCAGGAGATAAGCGAGGAACGCGGCATAGACCTCGACGAGGTGGGGCGGGTCGATGTGATCCGGGGCAAGCTCATCCTGCAGGACCACGCGGGTGAGACGATCCTCGAGGAGTCCATAAAGCACTTCCACGGCGCGGCGCTCAAAGGCTGCGACGAGTGCGCCGACTTCATGGGGCGTGCCGCCGATATCTCCGTCGGGAGCGTCGGTAGCGCCGACGGATACTCCTCGGTGCTCATCCGCAGTGAGGAGGGGCTCGAGGCCTTCGAGCATGCCCGGGAGAAGCTCGAGCTGCGCGAGCTTGACAAACCGGAAGCTTTGTATAAGCTGGACGGGTTGGACAAGAGGATCGCGTTCAAGAGCCTCAAGCGCGCCTTCGACCCGGATGCTCCGCTGTTCATCGACTACGAGGAACACCTCAACAGTTATGCGGGCACCGACCGGGCTCCGGTCGAGCACGACGCGGTGAGGTACTGA
- a CDS encoding nitrite/sulfite reductase, which translates to MRILRENERLNNVERWKLERHPLDVREAVLEVYSKKGVEAIDEIPGEHERLKWVGIYPQNQGGNNFMQRIKVPGGRLTPEQAKVIGRIAQDFATGPEPNPYFGNNFLDITTRQDIQMHWLQIEEIPEIWRRLEEVGMTTVQACGDSARNVVCCPVSGLDREEAFDAYPVARAITDFFVGNREYANLPRKFKMSVTGCVEDCAQAEINDIGMVPARLEDGTLGFNVRVGGGLGDGPRMATDIDVFVRPEEAVEVARGIAQLFGELGNRENRWTCRMRYLVQELGPERFREELEERVSIGLLPAGEELTKRYRGDHLGVHEQKDGRYYVGLNVVVGRMRGEDLEEAGRLAEEYGRDIRLANDQNLIITGVPEERLDELLREKLLERYSPNPKPFERGVVACTGSEFCRFAIVETKIRAVEWAHEMDRRFGDGVGQDVVRMHFSGCAASCAQPQIADIGFRGETAKTEDGIVEGVDIGLGGSLGADAAFIDWVEGARPVDGVPDALERLLRRFQQERREGERFHQWARRKPNAELRAIIREEAG; encoded by the coding sequence GTGCGGATTCTTAGGGAGAACGAGAGGCTCAACAACGTCGAGCGGTGGAAGCTCGAGCGCCACCCGCTCGACGTGCGTGAGGCCGTGCTCGAGGTCTACTCGAAGAAGGGCGTCGAGGCCATAGATGAGATCCCCGGCGAACACGAGCGCCTGAAGTGGGTCGGGATCTACCCGCAGAACCAGGGCGGCAACAACTTCATGCAGCGCATAAAGGTGCCCGGGGGCAGGCTCACGCCCGAGCAGGCGAAGGTCATAGGGCGCATAGCGCAGGATTTCGCCACGGGGCCTGAACCGAACCCCTACTTCGGGAACAATTTCCTGGATATAACCACCCGCCAGGACATCCAGATGCACTGGCTCCAGATAGAAGAGATCCCCGAGATCTGGCGCCGTCTGGAGGAGGTGGGGATGACCACCGTGCAGGCGTGCGGGGACTCGGCGCGCAACGTGGTCTGCTGCCCGGTCTCCGGTCTCGACCGGGAGGAAGCGTTCGACGCCTACCCGGTCGCGCGGGCGATAACCGACTTCTTCGTCGGGAACCGGGAGTATGCCAACCTGCCGCGCAAGTTCAAGATGAGCGTGACCGGCTGCGTCGAGGACTGCGCGCAGGCTGAGATCAACGACATCGGGATGGTCCCGGCGCGCCTGGAGGACGGCACGCTCGGGTTCAACGTGCGTGTCGGAGGAGGGCTCGGGGACGGGCCGAGGATGGCCACCGACATAGACGTGTTCGTCAGGCCCGAGGAGGCGGTCGAGGTGGCGCGCGGCATCGCCCAGCTCTTCGGGGAGCTCGGCAACCGCGAGAACCGCTGGACCTGCCGGATGCGCTACCTGGTGCAGGAGCTCGGCCCCGAGCGCTTCCGGGAGGAGCTCGAGGAGCGGGTATCGATCGGACTGCTCCCCGCCGGGGAGGAGCTGACGAAGAGATACCGGGGCGACCACCTGGGCGTGCACGAGCAGAAGGACGGGCGCTACTACGTCGGGCTCAACGTCGTCGTGGGACGGATGAGGGGGGAGGATCTCGAGGAGGCCGGGCGGCTCGCGGAGGAATACGGGAGGGATATCCGGCTCGCCAACGACCAGAACCTCATCATCACCGGCGTACCTGAGGAGAGGCTGGATGAGCTTCTGCGCGAGAAGCTCCTGGAGCGCTACTCCCCGAACCCCAAGCCCTTCGAGCGCGGGGTCGTCGCCTGCACCGGGAGCGAGTTCTGCCGGTTCGCGATCGTGGAGACCAAGATCCGGGCCGTCGAGTGGGCGCACGAGATGGATCGACGCTTCGGCGATGGGGTCGGGCAGGACGTGGTCCGGATGCACTTCTCAGGGTGCGCGGCCTCCTGCGCCCAGCCCCAGATCGCGGACATCGGCTTCCGGGGTGAGACGGCGAAGACGGAGGACGGTATCGTCGAGGGGGTGGACATCGGCCTCGGCGGCTCCCTCGGGGCGGATGCAGCCTTCATAGACTGGGTCGAAGGGGCCCGGCCGGTGGACGGGGTGCCGGACGCACTCGAGCGTCTGCTGCGGCGCTTCCAGCAGGAGCGGCGCGAGGGCGAGCGCTTCCACCAGTGGGCCCGCAGGAAACCCAACGCCGAGCTCAGGGCGATCATCCGGGAGGAGGCTGGCTGA
- the mctP gene encoding monocarboxylate uptake permease MctP: MPHTFDPVALTVFAILFLLVTVVGFVAARWRRGDLGLLSEWGLGGRRFGTWVTWFLVGGDIYTAYTFIAVPALVYGAGSTGFFAVPYTILVFPILFFIFPRLWSVAKKRDYITPADFVRGRYGSGLLALIVAFTGILATMPYIALQLVGLQAVIAAMGIGGSSSALVNDLPLIIAFIILALYTYQSGLRAPALVAVVKDLTIYITVIVMVIYIPYRLGGFGHIFDAAAAELPKHNPPGTLIPSAYSGYSSLALGSAFALFLYPHALTGVFSANSGNAIRRNATLLTAYSIALAIIALFGYMAIAANLKLESPNFAVPDLVLRFFPSWFAGFAFAAVGIGALVPAAIMSIAAANLFTRNIYREYFRRNISDREESQVAKIVSLIVKAGALAFVIGIPTQYSINLQLLGGIWILQTLPAVILGLYTRWFHRWALAIGWLVGMATGTAMAVSQGFSSIFPLTIGSFSLSAYAGLYALFANLVVSGALTLAFRALGAPEGEDETAPGDYSDLEVVREEGKEPAEGLAH, encoded by the coding sequence ATGCCGCACACCTTCGACCCGGTCGCGCTGACGGTCTTCGCGATACTCTTCCTGCTGGTCACGGTGGTGGGGTTCGTCGCCGCCCGCTGGCGCAGGGGAGACCTCGGGCTGCTGAGCGAGTGGGGGCTGGGTGGCCGACGCTTCGGGACATGGGTGACGTGGTTTCTGGTCGGCGGGGACATCTACACCGCCTACACGTTCATCGCGGTGCCGGCGCTGGTCTACGGCGCGGGCTCGACGGGCTTCTTCGCCGTTCCCTACACGATCCTGGTCTTCCCGATCCTGTTCTTCATCTTCCCCCGGCTGTGGTCGGTGGCGAAGAAGCGCGACTACATAACCCCGGCGGACTTCGTCCGGGGACGTTACGGCAGCGGGCTCCTGGCGCTCATCGTGGCGTTCACCGGCATACTCGCTACGATGCCCTACATAGCGCTGCAGCTCGTCGGGCTGCAGGCGGTCATCGCGGCGATGGGCATCGGCGGCAGCAGCTCCGCCCTCGTCAACGACCTGCCGCTCATCATCGCCTTTATCATCCTCGCCCTCTACACCTACCAGAGCGGGCTGCGGGCCCCGGCGCTCGTGGCGGTCGTGAAGGACCTCACGATCTACATCACCGTGATTGTGATGGTCATCTACATCCCGTACAGGCTCGGGGGCTTCGGACACATCTTCGACGCGGCGGCCGCCGAGCTGCCCAAGCACAACCCGCCGGGCACCCTGATCCCCAGTGCCTACAGCGGCTACTCCTCGCTGGCGTTGGGCTCGGCGTTCGCGCTCTTTCTGTACCCGCACGCGCTCACAGGCGTCTTCAGCGCCAACTCGGGTAACGCGATCCGGCGCAACGCCACCCTGCTCACGGCCTACTCGATAGCGCTGGCCATAATCGCGCTCTTCGGGTACATGGCCATCGCGGCGAACCTCAAGCTCGAGAGCCCGAACTTCGCCGTTCCGGACCTGGTGCTCAGGTTCTTCCCCTCGTGGTTCGCCGGGTTCGCCTTCGCAGCGGTCGGGATCGGGGCGCTGGTCCCGGCGGCGATAATGTCGATAGCCGCGGCGAACCTCTTTACCCGCAACATCTACCGCGAGTACTTCCGACGCAACATCTCAGACCGGGAGGAGTCACAGGTCGCCAAGATCGTCTCGCTGATCGTCAAGGCAGGAGCTCTGGCGTTCGTCATCGGCATCCCGACGCAGTACTCGATCAACCTGCAGCTTCTCGGGGGCATCTGGATCCTGCAGACGCTCCCGGCGGTGATCCTGGGCCTCTATACCCGCTGGTTCCACCGCTGGGCGCTCGCCATCGGCTGGCTGGTCGGGATGGCGACCGGCACGGCGATGGCCGTCTCGCAGGGGTTCTCCTCGATCTTCCCACTTACGATCGGCAGCTTCAGCCTCTCGGCGTACGCCGGGCTCTACGCGCTGTTCGCCAACCTGGTCGTAAGCGGTGCACTCACGCTGGCTTTCCGGGCGCTGGGCGCCCCCGAAGGGGAGGACGAGACCGCTCCGGGAGATTACAGCGACCTGGAAGTGGTACGGGAGGAGGGCAAAGAGCCCGCGGAGGGCCTGGCCCATTAG
- a CDS encoding TIGR03668 family PPOX class F420-dependent oxidoreductase: MNPAVLAAEAAAFLVRRRVARLATADARGDPHAVPVCFAFDGEHIYIALDEKPKEGSPTRLKRVKNILQNPRVALVADRYDEDWSLLAYVMVRGKAGLVEPGAGEHAAAIRLLRGKYHQYERMKIERNPVIRIVPERVSSWGALDEPPEDGGRLIDTLRGRRSVRRYLDREVPGWMVEEILEAGRWAPSPHGRQPWRFALLRKEETKRRLAEAMGGEWRRALEMDGQGPEVVERRLEGSKRRLLGTPVLVLLCLYLEELDRYPDPGRQRCEATMAVQSLGAAAQNMLLEAYDLGLDGGWICAPLFSPGAVREALGLDESLIPHALLTFGYAAGDPPRRRPRKPLDELVVFRDL; encoded by the coding sequence ATGAACCCGGCCGTTCTCGCCGCCGAAGCAGCCGCCTTCCTCGTGCGCCGGCGGGTGGCGCGTCTCGCGACCGCCGACGCACGAGGCGACCCGCACGCCGTCCCGGTCTGCTTCGCCTTCGACGGGGAGCACATCTACATTGCCCTGGACGAAAAACCGAAGGAAGGCTCCCCAACCCGTCTCAAGCGGGTCAAAAACATCCTGCAGAACCCGCGGGTCGCGCTCGTCGCCGACCGCTACGACGAAGACTGGAGCCTGCTCGCGTACGTCATGGTGCGTGGGAAAGCCGGGCTCGTCGAACCCGGGGCCGGAGAACATGCTGCCGCCATCCGCCTGCTGCGCGGCAAGTACCACCAGTACGAGCGCATGAAGATAGAGAGGAACCCCGTCATCCGGATCGTTCCCGAGCGGGTCTCGTCCTGGGGTGCTCTGGATGAGCCGCCGGAGGACGGAGGGCGCCTCATCGATACCCTGCGCGGCCGGCGCTCGGTGCGACGCTACCTGGACAGGGAGGTTCCCGGGTGGATGGTGGAGGAGATACTCGAGGCCGGACGCTGGGCCCCCTCCCCGCACGGCAGGCAGCCCTGGCGCTTCGCTCTACTGAGGAAGGAGGAGACGAAACGGCGGCTCGCCGAGGCGATGGGGGGGGAGTGGCGGCGGGCGCTCGAGATGGACGGACAGGGGCCCGAGGTCGTCGAGAGGAGGCTGGAGGGTTCCAAGAGAAGGCTGCTCGGCACCCCCGTGCTCGTGCTCCTGTGTCTGTACCTGGAGGAGCTCGACCGCTATCCCGATCCCGGGAGGCAGAGGTGCGAGGCCACGATGGCCGTGCAGTCCCTCGGCGCCGCCGCGCAGAACATGCTGCTCGAGGCGTACGACCTCGGGCTCGATGGCGGCTGGATCTGCGCCCCTCTGTTCTCGCCCGGCGCGGTGAGGGAGGCGCTGGGGCTGGACGAGTCCCTCATCCCGCACGCGCTACTCACCTTCGGGTACGCCGCCGGGGATCCACCCCGGCGGCGTCCGAGAAAACCGCTTGACGAGCTGGTGGTCTTCCGGGATCTCTAA
- a CDS encoding ABC transporter permease, whose protein sequence is MSESAMEGGRPRWAWYARSFWGLFLRDGRVLLREFIRLILQSAVQPLLFFFIFTYVFPKIGQGFSGGSPRASFATILVPGFLAVSIFFAGISSVALPLATELGRNGEIEDRIMAPVPIWLVGMEKVTFSAVQGIISAAIVLPIAYLVPAGGVSLHVHDWPLLVAVVLLASFTAGSLGLALGTVIKPQQIGLLFGIIVTPLIFLGCVYYPWANLQPVRWLQIVILLNPLVYVSEGLRAALTPQVHHMPPWAFLGALSALLIGLTAFGLRSFYRRVVT, encoded by the coding sequence GTGAGTGAGTCGGCCATGGAGGGCGGGAGGCCGCGCTGGGCATGGTACGCGCGTTCGTTCTGGGGGCTGTTCCTGCGCGACGGTCGGGTGCTGCTGCGGGAGTTCATTCGGCTGATCCTGCAGAGCGCGGTTCAGCCTCTGCTGTTCTTCTTCATCTTCACCTACGTCTTCCCGAAGATCGGACAGGGCTTCTCCGGAGGAAGTCCCAGGGCCAGCTTCGCGACGATCCTGGTGCCGGGTTTTCTGGCGGTCTCGATCTTCTTCGCCGGGATCTCTTCCGTCGCGCTCCCGCTCGCGACGGAGCTGGGGCGCAACGGCGAGATAGAAGACCGCATCATGGCCCCGGTTCCGATATGGCTCGTCGGGATGGAGAAAGTAACCTTCAGCGCGGTGCAGGGGATCATCTCCGCGGCGATAGTACTCCCGATAGCCTATCTGGTCCCTGCCGGCGGTGTCTCCCTGCACGTCCATGACTGGCCACTGCTGGTAGCAGTGGTGCTGCTGGCGAGCTTCACAGCGGGGTCCCTCGGGCTCGCACTCGGTACCGTCATAAAGCCCCAGCAGATAGGCCTCCTCTTCGGCATCATCGTAACCCCGCTGATCTTCCTCGGGTGCGTCTACTATCCGTGGGCGAACCTGCAGCCGGTACGCTGGCTGCAAATCGTGATCCTTCTGAACCCTCTGGTCTACGTGAGCGAGGGGCTGCGGGCGGCCCTGACGCCACAGGTACACCACATGCCTCCATGGGCCTTTCTGGGTGCACTGTCGGCGCTGCTGATCGGGCTTACGGCCTTCGGTCTGCGCAGCTTCTACCGCAGGGTCGTTACCTGA
- a CDS encoding DUF3311 domain-containing protein has product MHDGRVRNENRNKRWWNLLLILPFLGLLFPQLYASDAPRLFGWPFFYWYQFVWLFITAAIVTTVYRATR; this is encoded by the coding sequence GTGCACGACGGACGTGTCAGAAACGAAAATCGCAACAAACGCTGGTGGAACCTGCTCCTCATACTGCCGTTTCTGGGCCTTCTGTTTCCCCAGCTATACGCTTCGGACGCACCCCGGCTGTTCGGCTGGCCGTTCTTCTACTGGTACCAGTTCGTCTGGCTGTTCATAACGGCGGCCATCGTGACCACGGTATACCGGGCGACACGCTAG
- a CDS encoding ABC transporter ATP-binding protein has product MSAGVRSTAPAIEVRDLVKVYPGGVRAVDGISFSVRAGELFGLLGPNGAGKTTTVGACTARVRPSSGRVFVGGVDVVADPARAKANMGVVTQSNTLDRSCTVFENLYFHCRYFGMGHRESRERARKLLEGFRLSRNGGNSPDQLSGGMAQRLIVARAIAHRPRILFLDEPTAGLDPQSRLALWEIVQSLREQEGITVLLTTHYIEEAEKLCERVAIIDHGRILVCDTPENLKRSLRAATVIELRLESPPDSLIGALEGIKGVVSTVRTKEGLRVMAERRDGLLPSLVELAQPHGLKDVSVADPSLETVFIELTGRDLRE; this is encoded by the coding sequence GTGAGCGCCGGGGTCCGCAGCACCGCCCCCGCCATAGAGGTGCGCGATCTGGTGAAGGTCTACCCCGGTGGGGTACGGGCCGTCGATGGGATCAGTTTCTCCGTGCGGGCCGGCGAGCTCTTCGGGCTTCTGGGCCCCAACGGAGCGGGGAAGACGACGACGGTGGGAGCATGCACCGCGCGGGTGCGACCGAGCTCCGGCAGGGTGTTCGTCGGAGGGGTCGATGTGGTGGCCGACCCGGCGCGGGCGAAGGCGAACATGGGTGTTGTCACTCAGTCGAACACGCTCGATCGCTCGTGTACGGTCTTCGAGAACCTCTACTTCCACTGCCGGTATTTCGGGATGGGACACAGGGAGAGCAGGGAGCGCGCCCGGAAGCTGCTCGAAGGGTTCCGGCTCTCCAGAAACGGCGGTAACAGCCCGGACCAGTTATCTGGAGGGATGGCGCAGCGGCTGATCGTGGCCCGCGCCATCGCACACCGCCCGCGGATACTCTTCCTCGACGAGCCCACCGCGGGGCTCGACCCACAGAGCAGGCTTGCGCTCTGGGAGATCGTCCAGAGCCTACGCGAGCAGGAGGGTATCACGGTACTCCTCACGACACACTACATAGAGGAGGCCGAGAAACTCTGCGAGCGGGTCGCAATCATAGACCACGGCAGGATCCTGGTCTGCGACACACCGGAGAACCTGAAGCGAAGCCTGAGGGCCGCCACCGTGATCGAGCTGCGCCTGGAGTCTCCCCCGGACAGTCTGATCGGAGCCCTGGAAGGGATTAAGGGGGTCGTCTCCACGGTCCGCACGAAAGAGGGGTTAAGGGTCATGGCCGAACGCAGGGACGGGCTGCTCCCGAGCCTCGTCGAGCTGGCCCAGCCCCATGGTCTAAAGGACGTCTCCGTCGCCGACCCCTCACTCGAAACCGTGTTCATAGAGCTCACGGGGAGGGACCTGCGTGAGTGA
- a CDS encoding queuosine precursor transporter produces MRYTSWFVVVVAVFVTTLITANITAVKLVGIFGLVLPAGVVLFPVSYIVGDVLTEVYGYSAARRVIWLGFLCNLLAVAAIWAGGVLPAAPVWHAQGAYERILGYTPRLLGASFLAYLVGEFANSFVMARMKVLTEGRWLWSRTISSTVVGEGFDSLIFVSVAFAATIPAHALVAAIVSQWFFKSAYEIVATPLTYLIVGYLKRIEGLDVYDRDTRFNPLLIGK; encoded by the coding sequence TTGAGGTATACATCCTGGTTCGTGGTGGTGGTCGCGGTGTTCGTCACCACGCTCATCACGGCGAACATCACGGCGGTGAAGCTGGTCGGGATTTTCGGGCTGGTGCTGCCGGCTGGGGTCGTGCTGTTTCCGGTCAGCTACATCGTCGGGGACGTGCTCACCGAAGTGTATGGGTACTCGGCGGCGCGGCGCGTGATCTGGCTCGGGTTTCTGTGCAACCTGCTCGCTGTGGCGGCGATCTGGGCCGGTGGGGTGCTGCCCGCGGCCCCGGTCTGGCACGCGCAGGGTGCGTACGAGCGAATCCTGGGGTACACGCCGCGGCTGCTCGGGGCCTCCTTCCTCGCGTATCTCGTGGGGGAGTTCGCCAACTCCTTCGTGATGGCCCGGATGAAGGTGCTCACGGAGGGGCGCTGGCTGTGGAGCCGCACGATAAGCTCGACCGTGGTGGGGGAGGGGTTCGATTCTCTGATCTTTGTCTCGGTCGCCTTCGCCGCCACGATACCCGCGCACGCTCTGGTCGCGGCGATCGTCTCCCAGTGGTTTTTCAAGAGCGCCTACGAGATCGTGGCCACGCCGCTGACGTACCTCATCGTGGGGTATCTCAAGCGTATCGAAGGCCTCGACGTCTACGACCGCGACACCCGCTTCAACCCGCTCCTGATCGGGAAATGA
- the cysC gene encoding adenylyl-sulfate kinase yields the protein MKMQNERGLGERGFTLWFTGLSGAGKTTISEIVERELRLRFGRVEVLDGDIVRTNLSKGLGFSKEDRDTNVLRIGFVAKLLTRNGVAVIVSAISPYREARNRVREEIGEDFIEVYVDAPVEVCAERDVKGLYKKAFAGEIKAFTGVSDPYEPPENPELHIKTTQESPQESARRVIEYLEERGYLKPLRTLSGAR from the coding sequence TTGAAGATGCAGAACGAGAGGGGGCTGGGCGAGCGCGGGTTCACGCTCTGGTTCACCGGGCTCTCGGGCGCCGGGAAGACCACCATCTCCGAGATAGTCGAGCGCGAGCTCAGGCTGCGTTTCGGACGTGTCGAGGTTCTGGACGGCGACATCGTCAGGACGAACCTCTCCAAGGGGCTCGGGTTTTCCAAGGAAGACCGTGACACCAACGTACTCAGGATAGGTTTTGTCGCGAAGCTGCTGACCCGCAACGGTGTGGCCGTTATCGTCAGCGCTATCTCCCCCTACCGGGAGGCGCGCAACAGGGTCCGGGAAGAGATAGGTGAGGATTTCATAGAGGTGTACGTGGACGCTCCCGTGGAGGTATGCGCCGAGCGGGACGTCAAGGGCCTCTACAAGAAGGCTTTCGCCGGAGAGATAAAGGCTTTCACAGGCGTCTCAGATCCCTACGAGCCGCCGGAAAACCCGGAGCTGCACATAAAGACAACCCAGGAGAGTCCACAGGAGAGCGCCCGCAGGGTCATCGAGTACCTGGAGGAGCGTGGATACCTGAAGCCCCTGAGGACGCTCAGCGGCGCGCGCTGA